A genomic region of Arachis hypogaea cultivar Tifrunner chromosome 5, arahy.Tifrunner.gnm2.J5K5, whole genome shotgun sequence contains the following coding sequences:
- the LOC112801532 gene encoding uncharacterized protein, with translation MDKINSVVQKRPRDELEGEVDFEECSNTKRNKPYNHILTILESEEEESTQDLSPLMTTLQQEITCTPSNNNSHQSQLNDQNTLHTTNPNDQNTLTSIHQEEEENDKERVMRHLLQASDDELGIPSSGDEYGSTLDFGEFGFRTNNNGEYGEGENNNGFSSLCDNLWELEDEAANYYTLLQSELFLWEQ, from the coding sequence ATGGACAAAATTAATAGTGTGGTACAAAAGAGGCCTAGAGATGAATTAGAAGGGGAAGTAGATTTTGAAGAGTGCTCAAACACAAAGAGGAACAAACCATACAACCACATACTTACAATTCTTGAGTCCGAGGAAGAGGAATCTACACAAGATCTCTCTCCTTTGATGACAACCCTCCAACAAGAAATCACTTGTACACCTTCCAACAACAACAGCCACCAATCTCAACTAAATGACCAAAATACTCTCCACACGACTAACCCAAATGACCAAAATACCCTCACAAGTATTCATCAGGAGGAGGAGGAAAATGATAAGGAGAGGGTCATGAGACACCTTCTCCAAGCCTCTGATGATGAACTTGGGATTCCAAGTAGCGGTGATGAATATGGGTCAACCCTAGATTTTGGTGAATTTGGATTTAGAACCAATAACAACGGAGAATATGGAGAGGGTGAAAATAATAATGGATTTTCTTCATTATGTGACAATTTGTGGGAGCTTGAAGATGAGGCAGCTAACTACTATACTTTGTTACAATCTGAACTCTTTCTTTGGGAACAATAG